In Epinephelus fuscoguttatus linkage group LG6, E.fuscoguttatus.final_Chr_v1, the DNA window TTATGTTAGGAGCTCCAAAATATGTTGGTGAGGGGAAAATCAGGGCTTTAGTCATGTTGCGTGCCACCAGctgtaacatttaaatgctgtttATGCACTTAAGAATCAGCACTAATATTACAATGAATAATATGTATAATAAAAGAGCTCAAAAACTACTTCTGCCGGGAACGACTACTTACATTTTACTGTTAATAGCCTAACCTGTATCACTCTATATGGCTGTCTCTCTGGGATCATGTGCTCAATGTAGGTAATATGGGAGGAGGCTTCGGAAGGAAATGACAGCCAGGTTTTAAAAGAGGACAGACGGGATGGACTATAAAAGTAAGAGCTTTTGGAAGAGTTCACACCTTCTGTCAAGTTCTCCTCTCACACGGTTGATTGAAAGAGTTTGCTTTCTGCTCACAATGAAGTTTTATGGAGCTCTGATCCTGTTTATGACTCTGTCAGCAGGTAAGAACATCTTATGATTCATCTGCATTGACTCGACATTGTAACACAAAGAAATTAaagttattaatattttaaagtCATTGTAGTGGTGTCAGAAAGTTTgtgttactttatttttaataacaaaaaaagaacatttttttaatggtgGTCTGATTTTTGAAAtatgctttctttctttctttttttttttgataaacttATGATTTGGTATGAGGGTCGTCTTTTCTTGCAACACCACTTTTAGATGCATGGCAAAAGTTTTAGTTTTAggttttattcactttattaatccccctgaggggaaattcaatgttttcactcttgcttgtcaattacacacaggtctgaaagacacacacatgcacaaacaggacctatacatgcacaaagtggagagatgtcagagtgggggggctgccctttggtcaggcaccccgagcggttggggggtttggtgccttgctcaagggcacctcggcagtgcccaggaggtaaactggcatctctccagccaccagtccacgctccatattttggtccggacggggacttgaacaggcgaccctccggttcccatcccaagtccctatggactgagctactgccgcccccaagaaaagaaaagtttttcCATGAACATTGCATTTGGATTACCCTAAACCATGTGTGACACTATTCTTTATTGTTGTATAGCATGGGGACTGAGATGCTACGTATGTGTGGGAAAACCCTGCAAAGACACAATGACTTGTCCTGCAAACTTTGACCGTTGTACCTCCTTTGTGTTGAACGGTGAGTTGTTCCTCCTCAGCTAATATTCAGTATTTCAAAAAGGTTATTTATCTATCTGAGCTGATATATTGCTGTACTAAATTTCTGGTGGCTTGTACACTTttgaaactgacttttttttcccatcatgtGTTACAGATGTTGTCTACAAGAGTTGCATCGACCGCTCTGCTTGTAATGGACCCATAAAGTGCTGTGACACAGACTTGTGTAACAGTGCTGTACCCACTGGTTCCAGTGTCCTCCTCCTGCTGGTATCTTCAGGCATCCTCACACTCTTTCTCTGAGGCTCTGGAGCAGCCACAGATTAAGAGTATCTGTCCTCTTTCTTCCTGAATTTGTACAACTCAAAagaataaacacattttcaatatGTAAAATCTGTAAATGGCTGCAAATTAATGTCTgttcaataaaaacacaatatgaTCGACCATTGGATTGTTGAATTCTTTAAGTTCTGCAGAAACCCAAATTAGAAATGTGAGTGACAAAACAGGACTTAAAATATGGACAGTCATGAGCAAATCAGTAGATTGAATGTTTAGTTTATGATCTGAGGATTAATGAAGCAGATCAGCAGATTGGATCAAATCTTTATGCACTTAGACCTgccaaaaatattattttatcttttgtaAAAGACAAAATTAGGCGACACTTTCTTTTTAGAggtggagaagaagaagaggaggaaattaGGCAATGCAGCAAATACATGGTACactaagaataaaaaaaatctacagcCAGTGCAAAAGACTAATGGTTAACAAGTTAGAGGCAGCTGGTAAAATCTAATTTAAAGTTAGTTCAGTTTACTCACAGGAGTTTGAAGAAAGATACTATCTTTTATCTTATGTTACACCAAtcagctacaacattaaaaccactgacagatgaaaTGAACAACTCTGTTGTTACAGTGCTGGGAGACCTTTGGTCCTGACATTCATTTTAATGCCACATGACACACACCACCCACCAAAACACTGTACAGACCACCCTCATGGCAACACCACTTGCCAATGGCCGATACCCCACCTCGCAATCCACAGCACTCAAAGAATCCACCTCCAACACCCTGGTGCCAAGCACCACAGGACACTGCCAGAGGTCCtttgtccatgcctcgacaggtcagagccaaggcTGATCCAAGTAGGCCCCACGCTGGGTTGGGGGTATC includes these proteins:
- the LOC125890609 gene encoding lymphocyte antigen 6G-like, with protein sequence MKFYGALILFMTLSAAWGLRCYVCVGKPCKDTMTCPANFDRCTSFVLNDVVYKSCIDRSACNGPIKCCDTDLCNSAVPTGSSVLLLLVSSGILTLFL